From Geomonas agri, one genomic window encodes:
- the hpnH gene encoding adenosyl-hopene transferase HpnH: MRFPMRLNYDLTRYIMGNKMKKQEKYPLVLMLEPTHLCNLACSGCGRIREYADTIQEMMSLEECLDSVDQCPAPVVTITGGEPFLYPHIFELIDAVLKRGKHIYLCTNALLLEKALDTLKPHPNFVLNVHLDGMEETHDRILERPGTFKIAMSAIKKAKQLGFRLCTNTTIFKETDLIEIEMLFSHLRDMGVDGFLVAPGFGYEAVGEKLFLERREIQKKFEAVYEMSKRFRFFSTPMYLRFLKGEKDLQCTPWGNPTRNPRGWKAPCYLITDEHYGSFAEMMEKTQWDKYGVGKDPRCAQCMMHCGFEPTVVEEIGKSWKEMWEMFLWNLT; the protein is encoded by the coding sequence ATGCGTTTTCCGATGCGATTGAATTACGATCTCACCCGTTACATCATGGGCAACAAGATGAAGAAACAGGAGAAGTATCCCCTGGTCCTCATGCTGGAGCCGACCCACCTGTGCAACCTCGCCTGCTCCGGCTGCGGCCGCATCAGGGAGTACGCCGATACCATCCAGGAGATGATGAGCCTCGAAGAGTGCCTGGACTCCGTTGACCAGTGCCCGGCACCGGTGGTCACCATCACCGGCGGCGAACCGTTTCTGTATCCCCACATCTTCGAACTTATCGACGCCGTGCTCAAAAGGGGCAAGCACATCTACCTGTGCACCAACGCCCTGCTCCTCGAGAAGGCGCTCGATACGCTGAAGCCGCACCCGAACTTCGTGCTCAACGTCCACCTGGACGGCATGGAAGAGACCCACGACCGCATCCTCGAGCGCCCCGGTACCTTCAAGATCGCCATGTCCGCCATCAAGAAGGCCAAGCAGCTCGGCTTCAGGCTCTGCACCAACACCACCATCTTCAAGGAAACCGACCTGATCGAGATCGAGATGCTCTTTTCCCACCTGAGGGATATGGGCGTCGACGGCTTCCTGGTCGCCCCCGGCTTCGGCTACGAGGCAGTCGGTGAGAAGCTGTTCCTGGAGCGGCGCGAGATCCAGAAGAAGTTCGAAGCCGTGTACGAGATGAGCAAGCGTTTCCGCTTTTTCTCCACCCCGATGTACCTGAGGTTTTTGAAGGGGGAGAAGGACTTGCAGTGCACCCCTTGGGGCAACCCGACCCGCAACCCGCGCGGCTGGAAGGCACCCTGCTACCTCATCACCGACGAGCACTACGGCAGTTTCGCCGAGATGATGGAGAAGACCCAGTGGGACAAGTACGGCGTCGGCAAAGACCCGCGCTGCGCCCAATGCATGATGCACTGCGGCTTCGAGCCGACCGTCGTCGAGGAGATCGGCAAGAGCTGGAAAGAGATGTGGGAAATGTTCCTCTGGAACTTGACCTAA
- a CDS encoding PocR ligand-binding domain-containing protein, protein MRYTLKDLIDVAKLQELLDSLDEVHSLPSAIIDTEGTILTATAWQDICTKFHRVNPTTEKKCIESDQHIGAELSENRAHVIYRCPMGLVDTATPIIIEGKHLGNVFTGQLFIEPPDESYFKEQAHKYGFDESEYLAAVRKVPIFTEEQLHKNLAFIAKLARMLAEQGLQAIRQQEALQALQKSEEFNRSIISSSTDCIKVLDLEGHILSLSEGGQKLLEMEDATPYLGLSWVDFWKDGKESAQQVVDKAARGDVGIFNGYCPTAKGTPKWWEVIVSPIMGADGTIEKLLAVSRDMTERKQAKDELQRLNRELSAISNCNKILIHAQDEHALLKDICTVVCEKAGYSFAWVGFAEHDEAKTVRPVAFAGNEDGYLDGAKISWSDTTWGQGPTGTAIRQTEAIYTQDFATDPRMAPWKEKALRHGFHSSIALPLKGKSGGAFGALTVYSSESHAFTQIEIQMLSELADDLAFGITVLRVRKEQALAEKSLAESQSLLHGIIDSTADFIWSVDPVTFSICSYNHGISEYFFNKLGIHLEKGMRPEDLFPPGEYVQRWHDLYRRALSETSFTTEYTTYAGSIILELSFHLLKNDNEVFGISVFGKDITEHKRSTQMLTQTLQLSTLLAELSTQFLDVTVQELDQRIIDSQRSICELLNFDLSAIFQRLPKGVPGFKLTHLYRNHDGPVPPETLLAEESFPWIEQQALSGKIVALNSMDDVPAEAARDKESFGHYGIKSSLVFPLSDKGAKILGSISFAMVREEHVWAEELVKQLHLAAQLFANTLSRKHAEEEKLHLETQLHQAQKMESIGSLAGGIAHDFNNKLTAILGYCQLADMEQDTARLQEYFIGIRKAAEQSADLTRQLLAFARKQTIEPKVLDLNETVSGMLKMLQRLIGEHINLNWHPAPNLWEVKLDPSQVDQVLANLCVNARDAMTDGGTITIETGISVIDEEYCAQNAGFTVGEYVRLSVSDTGSGMDKETLAQIFEPFFTTKVVGEGTGLGLATVYGIVKQNNGSINVYSEPGLGTTFTIYLPRYSGAAVPAPTKEAVEPAKRGQETILLVEDDLTILNITKSILMNQGYTVLAANSPSEAIRLASEKTCQIDLLITDVVMPEMNGRELSAKLKSMCPQLKCLYMSGYTANVIAHHGVLDEGLYFIQKPYNVNSLADKLREVLDNS, encoded by the coding sequence GTGCGCTACACTCTTAAAGACCTAATTGATGTTGCCAAACTTCAGGAGCTGCTTGATTCGCTGGATGAAGTCCACAGCCTCCCGTCTGCCATTATCGATACCGAAGGCACCATCCTCACTGCTACGGCCTGGCAGGACATCTGCACCAAATTCCACCGGGTGAACCCCACCACTGAAAAGAAGTGCATCGAAAGCGATCAGCATATTGGGGCCGAGTTGTCCGAAAATAGGGCTCATGTTATCTACCGTTGCCCGATGGGACTTGTCGATACAGCAACACCGATCATCATTGAAGGGAAACATCTTGGCAATGTCTTCACCGGCCAGCTTTTCATAGAGCCGCCCGATGAGTCATATTTCAAAGAGCAAGCCCATAAGTACGGATTTGACGAAAGTGAGTATCTGGCGGCGGTACGCAAGGTGCCTATATTCACGGAGGAGCAACTTCACAAGAACCTGGCTTTTATCGCCAAACTTGCCCGTATGCTTGCAGAACAGGGATTACAAGCAATAAGACAGCAAGAGGCCCTGCAGGCACTGCAAAAAAGTGAAGAGTTCAACCGGAGCATAATATCGAGCAGTACCGACTGTATCAAAGTATTGGACCTCGAAGGGCACATATTGTCACTCAGTGAGGGGGGGCAAAAACTGCTTGAAATGGAAGATGCAACCCCCTATCTAGGCCTCTCATGGGTAGATTTCTGGAAAGACGGCAAGGAAAGTGCCCAGCAGGTAGTTGATAAGGCGGCACGAGGAGATGTCGGCATCTTCAATGGCTATTGTCCCACCGCCAAAGGCACACCAAAGTGGTGGGAGGTTATCGTCAGTCCAATCATGGGTGCTGACGGTACCATTGAAAAGCTGCTGGCTGTTTCGCGGGACATGACTGAACGCAAACAAGCCAAAGACGAGCTTCAGCGCCTGAACCGGGAGCTTTCGGCTATCAGCAACTGCAATAAGATTCTTATACATGCACAAGACGAGCATGCACTTCTTAAAGACATCTGTACCGTTGTGTGTGAAAAGGCCGGCTATAGCTTTGCGTGGGTCGGTTTCGCGGAACACGACGAAGCCAAAACGGTTCGACCTGTCGCTTTTGCAGGAAATGAAGACGGGTATTTAGACGGCGCGAAAATATCCTGGTCTGATACCACGTGGGGGCAAGGCCCCACCGGAACAGCAATTCGCCAGACGGAAGCCATCTATACCCAGGATTTTGCAACTGACCCTCGCATGGCTCCCTGGAAAGAAAAAGCCTTGAGGCATGGTTTTCATTCGAGCATTGCCTTACCTCTCAAGGGGAAAAGCGGCGGAGCTTTCGGTGCACTTACAGTCTATTCTTCCGAGTCACACGCATTTACGCAGATAGAAATACAGATGCTGAGCGAGTTGGCCGACGATCTGGCTTTTGGGATCACGGTGTTGCGTGTCCGTAAAGAACAGGCATTAGCTGAAAAATCGCTTGCCGAATCCCAGAGCCTTCTTCACGGTATCATCGACAGTACAGCGGATTTCATCTGGTCCGTTGATCCTGTGACATTCAGTATTTGTTCATACAATCATGGTATCAGCGAATATTTCTTTAATAAGCTTGGCATCCACCTTGAAAAAGGTATGCGGCCGGAGGATCTTTTCCCCCCTGGTGAATATGTTCAACGCTGGCACGATTTATATAGGCGTGCTTTGTCTGAAACCTCTTTTACGACAGAATACACCACCTATGCAGGATCGATAATATTGGAACTAAGTTTCCATCTTCTCAAGAATGATAACGAAGTGTTTGGCATTTCAGTTTTTGGGAAGGACATCACCGAGCACAAACGTTCCACCCAGATGCTGACGCAAACACTTCAACTCTCCACTTTGCTTGCAGAGCTCTCTACTCAATTCCTGGACGTAACAGTACAGGAACTGGATCAAAGGATAATTGATTCCCAACGCAGTATCTGTGAATTGCTGAATTTTGACCTCTCAGCTATTTTCCAGCGACTGCCCAAAGGCGTACCTGGATTCAAGTTAACTCACTTGTATCGAAATCATGACGGTCCCGTGCCTCCGGAAACGCTTTTAGCGGAGGAATCTTTCCCCTGGATCGAGCAACAAGCACTTTCAGGCAAAATTGTTGCGCTCAATTCAATGGATGATGTGCCTGCCGAAGCAGCACGCGACAAGGAGAGCTTTGGCCATTACGGCATCAAGAGCTCGTTGGTCTTTCCGCTCAGCGACAAGGGAGCAAAAATTCTTGGCTCTATATCTTTTGCCATGGTTCGGGAGGAACATGTCTGGGCAGAAGAGCTTGTGAAACAGCTTCATCTTGCTGCGCAGCTCTTTGCAAATACGCTTTCACGGAAACATGCGGAGGAGGAGAAATTACATCTCGAAACACAGCTGCACCAGGCTCAGAAGATGGAGTCTATAGGAAGTCTTGCGGGTGGAATCGCCCATGACTTTAACAACAAACTGACTGCCATTCTTGGCTATTGTCAACTGGCCGATATGGAGCAAGACACTGCCCGACTGCAGGAATATTTTATCGGTATACGCAAGGCAGCAGAACAATCGGCTGATCTTACTCGGCAACTGTTAGCCTTTGCCCGCAAACAAACCATCGAACCTAAAGTACTTGATCTCAATGAAACCGTATCCGGGATGCTCAAGATGTTGCAGCGCCTTATTGGCGAGCACATCAATCTCAACTGGCACCCGGCACCCAACCTGTGGGAGGTAAAGCTGGACCCGTCACAGGTCGACCAGGTTCTTGCCAATCTTTGTGTCAACGCCAGAGACGCAATGACTGATGGTGGCACAATCACTATTGAGACCGGGATCAGCGTCATAGACGAGGAATACTGTGCCCAAAATGCCGGTTTTACTGTTGGCGAGTACGTGCGACTTTCCGTAAGCGATACTGGCTCTGGAATGGATAAAGAAACCTTGGCGCAGATCTTTGAGCCATTCTTTACTACCAAAGTCGTTGGAGAAGGTACAGGCCTCGGACTGGCCACCGTGTACGGCATCGTCAAACAGAATAATGGCAGTATCAACGTTTACAGCGAACCTGGCCTGGGGACCACTTTCACGATTTACCTCCCTCGCTACAGTGGAGCTGCCGTGCCGGCCCCGACGAAAGAAGCCGTCGAACCGGCGAAGCGTGGCCAGGAGACTATACTTTTGGTAGAAGACGACCTGACCATCCTGAATATTACCAAGTCGATTCTTATGAACCAAGGCTACACCGTGTTGGCTGCCAATTCGCCGAGCGAAGCCATTCGGCTTGCCAGTGAAAAAACCTGCCAGATCGATCTACTCATAACCGATGTTGTCATGCCGGAGATGAATGGACGGGAATTGTCAGCAAAGCTGAAGTCTATGTGTCCACAGCTTAAATGTCTATATATGTCAGGATATACAGCAAACGTCATCGCCCACCACGGAGTACTCGACGAAGGGCTGTATTTCATACAAAAACCGTATAACGTGAACTCTTTGGCCGACAAACTGCGCGAGGTTTTGGATAACAGTTAA
- a CDS encoding cupin domain-containing protein produces MSNEEVPETRGVSVQLLATVDLGPEIEGMEGRQLRMRMVTIDPGGVFGPLHDHKDRPGTVYILQGTITDHRNGAATEYGPGVGWPEDRNTTHWLENRGEIPAVEISVDIVKKQ; encoded by the coding sequence ATGAGCAATGAAGAGGTTCCTGAAACGAGAGGTGTTTCGGTGCAGTTACTTGCAACGGTGGATCTCGGCCCGGAGATCGAGGGGATGGAGGGGCGCCAACTCCGAATGAGAATGGTGACGATCGATCCCGGAGGTGTCTTCGGCCCATTACACGACCATAAAGACAGACCGGGCACGGTCTATATCCTGCAAGGGACAATTACCGACCATCGAAATGGGGCTGCGACGGAGTACGGGCCGGGAGTTGGTTGGCCCGAGGATAGGAATACCACACACTGGCTTGAGAACAGAGGGGAGATTCCAGCGGTGGAAATCTCCGTCGACATAGTCAAGAAGCAGTGA
- a CDS encoding GyrI-like domain-containing protein — protein MSRREQKVEVNVGKMDFLNKLKHLYGPSAKKVEIVDVPGMNFLMVDGEGDPNTSQAFKDAVEVLFSLSYTLKFMLKKGELGIDYGVLPLEALWWSDDPFAFTAGKKELWKWTVMVMQPDFITPALVDAATKEVQRKKKLASLSLARFEAFKEGKAAQTLHIGPFTEEGPTIEKVHSFIESGGSQKTGKHHEIYLSDMRRAVPEKWKTIIRQPMS, from the coding sequence ATGTCCAGACGTGAGCAGAAAGTGGAGGTGAACGTGGGAAAGATGGACTTCTTGAATAAGTTAAAGCACCTCTACGGTCCGTCTGCAAAGAAGGTCGAAATTGTAGACGTCCCCGGGATGAACTTCCTCATGGTCGACGGCGAAGGGGATCCGAATACGTCGCAAGCATTCAAGGATGCTGTAGAGGTCCTGTTTTCGCTCTCCTATACGCTCAAGTTCATGCTGAAAAAAGGAGAATTGGGCATCGATTACGGCGTGCTGCCACTCGAGGCGCTGTGGTGGTCTGATGATCCTTTTGCATTCACGGCAGGGAAAAAGGAACTTTGGAAATGGACCGTGATGGTTATGCAACCGGATTTCATCACACCTGCGTTGGTAGACGCGGCGACAAAGGAAGTGCAACGGAAGAAAAAGCTGGCATCTCTGTCCCTGGCAAGGTTTGAGGCCTTCAAAGAGGGAAAAGCAGCACAGACATTGCACATCGGGCCGTTCACGGAGGAAGGGCCCACAATCGAGAAGGTTCATTCCTTCATAGAAAGCGGTGGCAGTCAAAAGACAGGAAAACACCACGAGATATATCTAAGTGATATGCGCCGTGCTGTACCCGAAAAATGGAAAACAATCATCAGGCAACCGATGTCATAA
- a CDS encoding DUF6944 family repetitive protein: MGNSLATSGDSLCVMSDSLGVMGDSLDATGDSLGATGDSLGATGDSLDATGDSLDATGDSLGATGDSLGATGDSLDATGDSLDATSDSLDAMGDSLAAMSDTLNALDDSLAAPAFGGEKMGGK; this comes from the coding sequence TTGGGCAATTCACTTGCCACGTCGGGCGACTCGCTCTGCGTGATGAGTGACTCGCTCGGCGTGATGGGTGATTCGCTCGACGCGACGGGTGACTCGCTTGGCGCGACGGGTGACTCGCTTGGCGCGACGGGTGACTCGCTTGACGCGACAGGTGACTCGCTTGACGCGACGGGTGACTCGCTTGGCGCGACAGGGGACTCGCTTGGCGCGACGGGTGACTCGCTTGACGCGACGGGTGACTCGCTTGACGCGACGAGTGACTCGCTCGACGCGATGGGTGACTCACTTGCCGCGATGAGTGACACACTCAACGCGTTAGACGACTCACTTGCCGCGCCTGCCTTTGGAGGGGAGAAGATGGGTGGAAAATGA
- a CDS encoding MGMT family protein produces MNLSTYQAIYAVVSRIPRGQVATYGQVAALAGLPGHARQVGYALSALNNPSVPWHRVINAKGEISLRSGGSEGDELQRVRLEDEGVHFDCHGRIPLDLYRWRP; encoded by the coding sequence ATGAACTTATCCACCTATCAAGCCATCTATGCCGTCGTTTCCCGCATCCCCAGGGGACAGGTGGCGACCTACGGGCAGGTCGCTGCGCTGGCTGGCCTGCCGGGACACGCCCGCCAAGTCGGCTATGCCCTCAGCGCGCTTAACAATCCTTCCGTCCCCTGGCACCGGGTCATCAACGCCAAGGGGGAGATCAGCCTGCGCTCCGGCGGGAGCGAGGGGGATGAACTACAGCGTGTGCGACTGGAAGACGAGGGAGTGCATTTCGACTGCCATGGGCGCATCCCGCTCGACCTCTACCGGTGGCGACCGTAA
- a CDS encoding sensor histidine kinase, whose product MDTHFAPAERTTNDQLQEEIAAVTTSPIIKELLHSIGGLIAVLDGHRQVVGLNDSFLKTLGIDDPGPVLGLRLGEVLGCVHSNDEPAGCGTTRYCSTCGAVIAMVAALNGEGPTEELCSLSTLKDETAAEYAIMVRASTLKLEGQTFILLFLHDVTLEHLRAALERTFFHDMGNMFTGLLGASQYLVREDKSEMAAMIYRAALRLHKELEIQRCLFKNDFLEYRPSRDDTTAGELLAELRGIFDKHDAATEKSMLLPESLPLLSVKTDKSLALRVMSNMVLNALEATEEHGAVKLWFEQEPDALRFCVWNEKAIPEEVQCRIFQRSFSTKDGSGRGVGTFSMQLIGEKLLGGKVSFSSSTTQGTLFKFQIPVN is encoded by the coding sequence GTGGATACCCATTTCGCTCCTGCCGAACGCACCACAAACGATCAACTACAAGAAGAAATAGCAGCCGTCACCACCAGCCCCATCATCAAGGAACTGCTCCACTCGATCGGCGGTTTGATAGCGGTACTGGATGGACACCGCCAGGTTGTCGGCCTCAACGACTCTTTCCTGAAAACGTTAGGCATCGACGACCCTGGTCCAGTGCTGGGACTTCGCCTGGGCGAGGTGCTGGGATGCGTGCACAGCAACGATGAACCTGCCGGTTGCGGGACCACGCGGTACTGCAGTACCTGCGGTGCCGTCATTGCCATGGTCGCTGCACTGAACGGCGAGGGGCCGACGGAAGAGTTGTGCTCGCTCAGCACTCTTAAGGATGAGACGGCGGCCGAGTACGCGATAATGGTTCGCGCCAGTACCCTGAAGCTGGAGGGACAGACCTTCATACTGCTCTTCCTGCACGACGTTACCCTGGAACATCTGCGCGCCGCCCTGGAGAGAACCTTTTTCCATGACATGGGCAACATGTTCACTGGTCTGCTGGGCGCGAGCCAATACCTGGTAAGGGAAGACAAGTCGGAGATGGCGGCGATGATCTACCGCGCGGCCCTGAGGCTGCACAAGGAACTCGAGATCCAGCGGTGTCTCTTCAAGAACGACTTCCTGGAATACCGCCCGTCACGCGACGACACAACGGCCGGCGAGCTTCTCGCCGAACTCCGTGGCATCTTCGACAAACACGACGCAGCCACGGAGAAGTCCATGCTGCTCCCTGAGTCGCTGCCGCTGCTCAGCGTGAAGACCGACAAGTCACTGGCCTTGAGGGTCATGTCGAACATGGTTCTCAATGCCCTGGAGGCAACGGAGGAGCACGGTGCGGTGAAACTGTGGTTCGAGCAGGAGCCGGACGCCTTGCGTTTTTGCGTCTGGAACGAAAAGGCCATCCCCGAGGAGGTGCAGTGCCGCATCTTCCAGCGCAGTTTCAGCACCAAGGATGGTTCCGGCCGGGGGGTGGGCACCTTCTCCATGCAACTGATCGGGGAGAAACTGCTGGGAGGCAAGGTCAGCTTCTCCTCCTCCACAACCCAAGGAACGCTGTTCAAGTTCCAGATCCCGGTTAACTGA
- a CDS encoding NADPH-dependent FMN reductase, giving the protein MSQYQIAIIVGSLRRDSINRKLANALIKLGPADFSFKFLEIGDLSLYNQDDDDNQAQSVVRLKSEVKAASGLIFVTPEYNRSVPGVLKNALDNASRPYGTSAWTGKPAGVLGASIGQIGTALAQQHLRNTLAYLDVPTMGQPEVFIQVKEGFFDAAGDITNPDTVKFLQAWMDRYVQWVKRHAQ; this is encoded by the coding sequence ATGAGCCAGTACCAGATAGCCATTATCGTAGGGAGCCTGCGGCGCGACTCGATCAACCGCAAGCTCGCCAATGCGTTGATCAAACTCGGGCCGGCGGATTTCTCGTTCAAATTTCTCGAGATAGGCGACCTGTCACTGTACAACCAGGACGACGATGACAACCAGGCGCAGTCTGTCGTGCGCCTGAAAAGCGAGGTAAAGGCGGCATCAGGTCTCATCTTCGTGACGCCTGAGTACAACCGTTCCGTGCCCGGCGTGCTCAAAAACGCCCTCGACAACGCCTCGCGCCCCTACGGCACCAGCGCCTGGACCGGCAAGCCCGCCGGCGTCCTGGGCGCCTCCATCGGGCAGATCGGCACCGCACTGGCCCAGCAGCACCTGCGCAACACCCTCGCCTACCTCGATGTACCCACCATGGGACAGCCCGAGGTGTTCATCCAGGTCAAGGAAGGCTTCTTCGACGCGGCGGGCGACATCACCAACCCCGACACCGTCAAGTTCCTGCAGGCATGGATGGACCGCTACGTCCAGTGGGTGAAGCGCCACGCACAGTGA
- a CDS encoding C40 family peptidase, producing the protein MTINYLQATSPIALPRDACLDKKAPATSSGFQSLLQSITGASDTETVSPRVAAEMLRVQMMQSTLALAVSDSGSNAASGAASQSVPGFGYGLGLPGTYLGSAALETAEAEGEPVPSARAPVTSDTADEVDHIGATAARYLGTPYRFGGEGADGIDCSSFVQQVFHANQIDLPRTAREQINVGSDVPAGELRKGDLVFFQTYAEYPSHVGIYLGDGKMIHASSGKGEVTISDMNSDYYRPRYLGAKRVI; encoded by the coding sequence ATGACCATAAATTACTTGCAGGCAACATCCCCTATCGCGTTACCACGTGACGCGTGCCTGGACAAGAAGGCTCCCGCCACCTCTTCGGGATTTCAGTCCCTGCTGCAGTCCATTACCGGTGCGTCCGACACGGAGACGGTTTCTCCACGGGTTGCGGCCGAAATGCTCCGGGTTCAGATGATGCAAAGCACGCTGGCCCTGGCGGTTTCGGACTCAGGATCAAATGCCGCCTCCGGTGCTGCATCGCAGTCGGTACCGGGATTCGGGTACGGTCTCGGTCTCCCCGGCACCTACCTCGGCAGCGCGGCGTTGGAGACGGCCGAGGCGGAAGGCGAACCGGTCCCCTCGGCGCGTGCGCCGGTGACCAGCGACACGGCAGACGAGGTCGACCACATCGGCGCGACCGCGGCGCGCTACCTGGGTACGCCCTACCGGTTCGGCGGAGAAGGGGCGGACGGCATCGATTGTTCGAGTTTCGTGCAGCAGGTATTCCACGCCAACCAGATCGACCTGCCGCGAACCGCCCGGGAGCAGATCAATGTCGGCAGTGACGTCCCAGCGGGCGAACTGCGCAAAGGGGACCTGGTGTTTTTCCAGACCTACGCGGAGTACCCGTCCCACGTTGGCATCTACCTTGGCGACGGCAAGATGATCCACGCCTCCTCCGGGAAAGGGGAGGTCACCATCTCCGACATGAACAGCGACTACTACCGCCCACGCTACCTGGGGGCGAAGCGGGTCATCTGA
- a CDS encoding GSU3473 family protein — protein MGITVIFHNGEEKKVPSYMLDYLIRENRIVAFQRSSGWVHIGRDPIRKSQQPLTRAGERWSDFLFKRKQA, from the coding sequence ATGGGTATCACGGTGATTTTTCACAACGGGGAAGAGAAGAAGGTCCCTTCATATATGCTCGATTACCTGATCCGGGAAAACAGGATCGTGGCGTTTCAGCGGTCTTCGGGGTGGGTCCACATCGGGCGTGACCCGATTCGGAAGTCGCAGCAGCCGCTCACCAGGGCAGGGGAGCGGTGGAGCGACTTCCTTTTCAAGAGAAAGCAGGCTTGA